CAGGAAAATACACTGAAGGCCTTTATTTCAGATTAAAGAAAACACAAACCtcagtacaaaataaataaagtgtaaacagaggtgaataaGCTCTTTGCCTCAAAACAGGCTAATAACAGATAGGTAAGGTCTTCTACTGACTTCCACGTTTGTTgaatagtgacagaattccttccacacctccacctgttgtttcagccctgtaacacccactcatactTGGGCATGGGCCGTGGTACATGCTTGTGAAtgtaacatctgcaggaaaggtgtgaatgtattCAAATACTGTACAGACTTGGGTACACAGTGTGAAATCGCCCTAAAAACAACAGTTTCCCGCATCAACTTTCCTTGTTTTGGAGTGAGACATGCTGTCATCACTGTCTCTTCCTCTCTGTTCTGGTGTGTGTGCCACGCAGAGTAAACAAACGATTTGATTGGCTCATCTGAGTGAAGCTGTTGTCGTATTAACTGGAGTAGCAGCACCTGCTGTCTATAGCCGCCACAGTCGGAAAAAATACTTAATGAAAATGATCTATTCTCATGAATTTATCAGAGATTGGTCAAAGGTTTGGCCCGAGGTCTTCCATTTGGTGATGCCTGCACTAGGGGCTGGCtggaccatgcagaggagaatcaggGCTGGCTTGACCACAGCCTAAGTTTGTGACTGAAACAAtgttccaaataaaacatattatcgacgtcacagagctagccctgcgGCTAATGCAgaagtgtttactaagtgtttgactgagctaccaacagccactGTAGTAAAATACAATGTTCAAGGCAAATGTTTGAACAAAATGAGCATTCTACACCTGTCTAGAAGGAAGACGGCCAACTCCAgatttgttttctttccttttaactcccttagttctctccatCGGTTCAAAGcaatgcagaggtttactggtgttttagccagctttctgccagtccagctccagttccagtgtccaccattacaacaaaataaatcccagaaatccctttctttaggaaaaaggacagattttactcctcactcgttcagcTTACTTCTCACAGCTAAACTCTGCCGGTgggtgtggtgttgtcatagtgatgtaagtctgccataaatcagtccagtcttgtccgacccgaccagggaagctggaaaCAGCATTTGGatataacctattttggtgctgataatctcattatAAATTGCAGACTACAGTCTactatataaaaatgagactttttcaagatcacataGAACGTGTGCACAGGACCTTTAAAGATGTTCAACCAAGTCTTCTTACTTTTGACACTACAGATTCAGTCTTTTACTGCTGGGGTTTTCTGCTCTGGGTTGGCCCTTGGTTGATGCTCCTCAGCAGATCCCCTCTGCCTCAAAGAATCAGTGGAAGTTACTTCATTCTCCTCCTTCAGCGGTGTTCTGGTTGATGGCGTTCTGGTCCAGCAAAAACACAGTAGAATTACAAGCACTTTACTGTAATGTTATTTGTACAGTATTTCTGTTGCGAAATAAAACTGAGCAgctgttactatggaaacaacAGCTGAATATTCAGTATGAAATCATGAAATGTGGACTGCACCTGAATTTGATTTTGCAAAGTTTCACAGATGAAATATTAAACCATAAATCCTGTACAATTCtattataaatatattataaagACTTACTTGtgagtgtctttgagttccattcCCACTTCCTCATCTTCATTCTCCTCATGGTCACTGTGAGAAAGACTGAAAGATGAAGAAAAGTCCAAGTTCAGCATGTGTCAGTgatgtatctgtgtgtggtgttaaacatCTGTCTCAGTGAATCACCCAAGTTAATAATTATAAAAAGTGGACACTGAGTTGAAACATGAAAAGTACCATTTCATATGTTTTTTGAACAAAGATGTGATGACGACAGCAACAGCACcagcacagaccagaaccacaggcaCTCTGATCCTGGTCAAACCtgtgagaaaaaaaggaaaacaaacctTTAACATTTATAAAGTAACAACATAACAGAAGAGTTAGTGGTCTGAGTCCATGTGGACTGAACTTACTGTCATCACTGTCACTGGGTGAACGTTCCTCATCAaaacctggggaaaaaaaaacaaaccatgaaaAGAAACTAATCACCAGACTATAAGTGTGTGTCTTTGAAAACATTTCTTACCAGGAATGGTTGTAAACACCTCTGTCTCAGAACCAAAGGCCAGTCGGACTGAACATCTAACTCTAGTACTGGTTCTGTGCAGACCTGACAGTACAGCTGTAGTGTTGACCGTCACTGTACCGTTAGTGTTGGGGACTCTGACGGTACTGGTGTGTGAAAAGTTTTGTCCCTGGACACTCAGAGTGACAGTGGGAGCAGGTCGaccagtggctgaacaggacacaaTGAACTCTGCAGTAGAGGACGATTTACTGACATGTAGAACAGGTTCATTCAGCTCTGCAAGGAAAACACATGAACATACATGAGTGGGTTCAAGAGCAGGAATTTCCACTGGTatcaaagaaaagaaacacacattCAATGATGCAGGAAGGTTTTTACCATAGATCTGGAGGCAGGTTTTGCAGATGATAGCCCTCTGGTGTTGGATGTTAAACAGACAGTTATAACATCCTTCATCCTGCTGCTTCACATTCTTGATAATTATGGTGCTGTTCTGCAGTCCAGCATCTTTAAACTCCACCTTGTCTCTGAACGCTGGATTGACTGTTTGGTTAAAGTACTTGTCACTGATGGCCAGATTAATCTGAGGTGAAATCTTCTGCCATGTGACTCGTACAACATCTTCAGATTTCATGAGATGACAGTTGAGGAAGGCTTCACCTCCTACCTTCACTGAAGTATTCCGAACCTGAGCATTTACACCTGAATgaaggaaaacacaaataaatatgtaatgtTTTGAGCAAATACAGTTTGGGAATAAATTAAATGACTCTCACAAAGTAGTGATAAGTAAAGACATCTCATAAATGAGTCTCTCAGAGCCATAAGTGTTTACTTATGTGGAAATATgaggaagaataaaaaaaaagaaaaaaaatcagagaaaagACATATGACATGTTTGCTTTtacaggtttaacccataaagacccaaacatccaccagtgaccaaaaccatctactgatctaaatggtttaatacctgttgatccactaatcctatcaacacatgcaaataattggtgtaaaatgcagtttgtcatctttcatggtcatcagatatgacccatttggacgttcagaggctccgtagtgaaaatGGAAACCTGCGTGAAGTTGGAcccccacccaacgaaaatctctggataaatattctcattcgcttgtgcttcgttagtgctggtttgtgcagttaaaaattttgtttgtgttattatagttattgagttattaacaattcttttataggtcattcAGAGATCAGCCAGCccccccacttgctccaaaattaaccaaaatactggcgtttgtttgtgcttcgttagtgctggtttgtgcaattaaaattgtcgtttgtgctattatggttttatagatttattttcagccgatgacgtcacacagcccccccacttcctctaaattgagtggaaatgtttgtgtttgtttgtgctagtTAGTGctgtttaaaagttttgtttgcgctgttatggttttatagatattacatttattttcagctgatgacGTTGTGCACCCCCCCGCTACAAATTCACCCGAAATggtctttaatgtatttttacaggaGCTACATTTGCACTGGATTCCACCTTGCTTTTACTGTGTTAATCACAGCTGTCACGATGGTCTTACGTGATCATAACCTGTTGATGCCTCTTCCTTGTTTACCTGGTAGAGTTGTCCTGTCAACAATgtttgaaatttaaataaaaaagcaaTGCAAAGTAAGTGTTTTGTTCAGTAGTTTTGTTCCCAATTTATGTAAATGGAGCATCATGAGACTTGACAATTTTACCACTAGTGGGGGGTGGACAGGTTTGAACCTGAAGTACACCTGTGGAAAAAAAGTTAGTGGTGTAGGAATTTCACATCTAATATTGCATGTTTTTCCAAGTTTTAGCTTCTCAGCATAGGATTTACAAccctctgcaaaatctgatttctggCCAATCAGCTGAAAAGAAATCTTCTAATATCTATAAAACTATAATAGCAGAAATGAAAATTTtaactgcacaaaccagcactaacgaagcacaaacaaatgagaatatttatccagagattttcattgggtggggggccaacttcacaCAGGTAAAAtacaaacaccgtcatcttctacaacactgattcaccagtaaaaccagcatAGTCATAGTCACGTTATTGCTCTTTAGAAATCAGTGAGTCAGTGTAGGATGTCTTCTGTagaattatgtgtttatgtggtaAGTTACTCAATCTTCATTGTATTAACTGTACTGATATAAGGCATATTTAAAATACCAGCAATGACAGTAATAATCACAAAGTAATTccataatacatttatttaatgcTGCTGAAATATGTAAGTTATTTGAAAGTACATTGATGTCATATTTAAATGTAATAGTATTGTGACATGGGTTAGAGTTGGAAAGGAAGTAAAAACTGTATCACAAAGTGTATGAAAGGTTGCAGTCTTTGCCAGATTTGACCACTAATAACATTGTGACGTCCATGATATTTGAACAGGAGAAAGGAACTGCAAGTCTGCAGTTTATAGTCTTTGTTAAATTTAAATGTCAACAGTGTTGAGTCATACATAAGTCATTGACACAATAATAATTCTAATATTTCTAATATTATAATTCTTCATAAAGAATTGCATCATTGGCATGATGACACCAGAACAATTTAGGAACAAAATATCACAACAGGATACAGATTGttctgccaatggctctcactcagggtgcaactttacaaattacaaaaaatacagaaaaaaataaacaaaaagtccaataagcattgccatacacatattaagtcaaaactagtactaacacaacaaccccgctgaattcttgagcataaaaataacacatttacaacatagtacccactaccataatgcactgtggcaaacatgccacaatatttttttgttgtttattttttcactgaTATTCCTCAGCCAGTCATTTGCATTTGTGTACCTTCTTTTTATCTACTGTACACACATTATTACTGAATATTCAGCCCATGCCTATTGGAAGTATTTGTTCACACAAACTCAGCTGCTTTTATTTCTATCCTTAGCTTCAGCCTCCATATCAGTGGGAACAGTTCTACCACAGCTGATGATGGAGGAGGGGCTCATTACAGATGCAAGAAAACAAAACTTCCCTGAGTTAATGTCATCCTATCAACACCAAACACAGACTTCAAAACTATCTATTTACTATTAAATAGAGTGAAATGCATTTGTGTCTGACCTTTAATGACGGCTCCAAAGCACAGAAGAAGACACACAACTCGTTGATGGGACATGTTTTCAGTGGCTTTAAATCACAATCGCCCGAATAAACAACTTCAGCTAAACCAGGTGGTCAGAACCAAATAGCAGGCACGTGCATACATAGTGCCCAAAGGgagcttgagcccctgccctttttgcctcgaagaaaaagtgcccttttagttgtaaaagaaaacagctgtaTAAAAACGCCACGGTTATCTACCGTACGCACTTCCTAGTTATAGCGCGTCATGGTATTGTCTGTGTGTTGAGTCTGATGCTTGTCTGTCTgctgtctctcactgaggggcggggcttccctatgctgcacgctcacatgcatgtacggagagagagagagagagagagagagagagagagagagagagagagagagagagaggtacaaaCTGTGGTCACATCTCCAGTCTATGTGTAACTCCTGCACAGATGAGACAGAACAGTGGATTGACTTCAACCTTTGTGGCCTATCAAGCCCCCCCTAAAattacttgaatgtattgaatcacagcggaaacaggaggaatcatccactccacttgattttactgacaatttacatGTATGTCCAGATATTGAGTTTATTTTGCCTTTGCTGCTGTGAATGTGTCTAcagtaggaacaggaaactcAAACAGCAGTCACAGTAGGACTGTTTTATGTGGAGCCtggactattttttttatttatttttttattattattattactatttaaatgaaagctgtgttgatgtgcaccttgggaaaatatcatattagccttagcttaccagtttggaagttatgactcAGTTTTGGGGAGTTGGGAAATTGTTCTAGTTTATTGTGTAGCTCATCTCAGGTCTCAGACTATGTTAGCTATGCTACATCAACAACAAATCATTGAGATCAAcatgttgactgcagtcctgtaggcatgcaggctgaactacagactaaacaggactgtttttctagtatttatttctatatttttgtcaatgttcaatgtttcacagttgaatgttcatgtgttacaatctttatcttcaacaatatataGCCTGATAAGCCAATGTTTTATAGCTTTGTAGAATTGCAGCTGAATCGCgtgtcctccaaacctcagtattatgatacattttgacaataatttgatgacacaagagaaacagcaagtgcatcactcacagctacacaatatacacagctatgttgttgttgttatctatggctattttattaattttacattaagccacatattgtgttattaagccctgaaaaaaatttggcgcacacatactgctcttttgtgactttgagcccctgcccctctataatcctgCGCACGTCCTTGGCAAATAGGTTTTAAATGTGGGTCATTGATATGGAAATAATTATGTCAAACGTTATGTCATGCACAAATATAAATATTCAGAATAAATATTGAATTTAAGTGGAGAATTCTCTATAAAGTATgatatgtatatgtgttgtttTGATCTTTAAACCTTTATATTTACATCACGTCATGCGTAAGTTTCATCTGTTTCACCGCCTAATGGAACAGTCCAACATGACAGTTTACGGTAGTACTTTCACTGTGAATTCTACATTTTATGACTCTTGTGACGTGATTGATAAATTTGCGACATTTTATGCTTTATTGCAGAGGTCActaccagaccggacccagaagCTGTCCCATATGGAACCCGGACCTACAGCCGGTGGTGGGACACTTCTATGTGAACCGGTGAGGTTGCTTCAGTGCCAGACAGTATCATCTGGAATGTGTCGTGTGGCAGCTTGCCTGATCGAAGCATCTCATACCCTATTAAGAATCCAGAAAACAGGTGGAGTGAGACCAGTGAAGTGACGTAAAAGGAAATGACGATCTATAAAAACTAAGCAAAAGATGTTGATAGTGAAAATAGACCCTTAAATCCTGAATGGACAGACATTTGTGTTCATATTTCCTCTGGGAATATTAAACCAGTGTGTCTCATAAGTGCAGCATCCACAGCACTTATTAATATTTTAATAGTGCTGATATGAAGCAATCAATGAAGTTAACCCAGGGGCTgatctaggatcagaggtttaggggagCTGAGCACCCAGAGTCCTGCAACTATGCaaaagaaatttcactgttttgtatattttaacacaatttcagaccttcattcccacatttgtgaaagaaaagcatagcATTTTCGGGGTAGGAGGaattctgtgactaaaccatcaaatctgataaaagtttaaatcaagggtgtcaaacatgcggcccgggggccaaaactggctcgccaaagggtccaatctggcccgcaggatgaattactgaaataaaaaaattacactgaagatatcaacgatcaaggatgtcaaaataaatttagttcaattccattaaaagtgggtcagaccagcaaaatactatcataataaactacaaataacgaaaaccacatacttttctctttgttttagtgtaaaaaaaaaaagtaaaactacacaaaaatgttaacatttacagactagctttttacaaaaaatgtgaaaaacctgaacaaacatgaacaacctgaagtgtcttaagagatttaagagtaattgtaccaatattctgtctgttattaaatgttttgtgtatttgtagatccactgtgatctgtatgttgtaatgaacatgtgaaaatgagaagctgaggccaaataatggcataaattgttaaaattacactttttttcttaataaatttcattttggtcatggtttgttcatgtttttccacatttttttaaggatagtttgtagatgtaaaaaaattaataatgtaatcttccttttttccctctaaaacatagaaattagacatacaaattttggaattgatattgtttatgtattattgtgttattattttaatgatccggcccactacaggtcatattgggctttatgtggcccttgaactaacatgagtttgacacccctggtttaaatgctgagtcacagtaaaagaggaatggattggaatcataaaataaatatatccTAACGCTAATTTCTGAAGGAGGCCATCTCATTtcgatacagcagctcctcaacatatGCACATAAACAGTACATGTCTGTTTCTGGAGTAAAACAGCCCCTATAGTGAGCACCAGAAATACTAAAAATGAACCTTGgatttattttttggacttttatttGAAATTCAATGCACAACATGTAAAACACATTAACAGACATTTACATTTTCAATGTTTGTCTCTGCCTCTTTCATTCTTGTCTGTATTatataatacaaatacataaataaaaataaacttgtgtCCTGTTCAGAATAAAGTCCACTAATATATGTGAAGAGTACATATGCTTCTACAAAGCATTTAATGTAGGAAGAACACAAAACTTCCATGATGTatataaaaaattatattgtgaatggaatgtttttctttctcagcTGAACAGTTACTGATTTGccactattctgtctgttttcttacGTTGTTCTTCCTGATCTTACACTCTTTcctctccttcttttctttcatCTCTCCCTCTGTGCACTGACAATCATACACAAATGTTTTATATTAAACTAGATGGGAAAAATGacctaaatatgagaaaatactaaTAAGAATACAAACAAATAAAGCCCTCTCTCTCTTTGTACCGTTAACCAAAagtcaaataaccaaacaatgccTTTTCTATCTAATAAGGAATATAAACTGATACATTTATCCAAgttataatacataataataactaatagaatatttgtttgcaGTGGAAAATGAACTCACAGCATTTGATCTTACACTCATACCTGAACTCTTGCCTTCCACCTGACATACCATACTGTTGTTTTAGTGAAGCTAAAAAAAACTCTGCTAAATCTCCTGTCATTCTTGCTGCTTgtttcagaaacaaaacattgTAGATAAATGCTTCACCTCTGGAGTCTTCGAACCATCTCTTATTTTCATGAAACTGCATCTGCATGATC
The sequence above is a segment of the Sphaeramia orbicularis chromosome 2, fSphaOr1.1, whole genome shotgun sequence genome. Coding sequences within it:
- the LOC115435188 gene encoding OX-2 membrane glycoprotein-like, coding for MSHQRVVCLLLCFGAVIKGVNAQVRNTSVKVGGEAFLNCHLMKSEDVVRVTWQKISPQINLAISDKYFNQTVNPAFRDKVEFKDAGLQNSTIIIKNVKQQDEGCYNCLFNIQHQRAIICKTCLQIYELNEPVLHVSKSSSTAEFIVSCSATGRPAPTVTLSVQGQNFSHTSTVRVPNTNGTVTVNTTAVLSGLHRTSTRVRCSVRLAFGSETEVFTTIPGFDEERSPSDSDDSLTRIRVPVVLVCAGAVAVVITSLFKKHMKCLSHSDHEENEDEEVGMELKDTHKTPSTRTPLKEENEVTSTDSLRQRGSAEEHQPRANPEQKTPAVKD